The genome window TTGAGAAGCTCGTTCTGCCCTCTATGCCAAGCTTCTTCAGCTTGAAGGAGGAAAGCCTCTCGTAAAGCTCCTTTCCGGTCTTGAATTTTTCGACGGGAATCCTGGAGGTTTCCCTTGCCTCCTCGTACTCCAGCTCCGGGACGATGAAGATGGCATCGTCAGGGGTAACGACGAGGTAGCCGCCGAGAACCGGGGAGCTGCCGGTGAAGTAAAAGAGGTTCTCTTTCCCGGTAATTAGAACTCCATCGAGCTCGTTTTCGGATATGAACTCCTTAAGCCTGTCAATCCTCATCTTTTAATCACCGGGCATTTGTAATCGTCATTGCAATAAAACCCTTTCGGCAGACCACCGACGAAAACCCGACGCTTCTCGTTTCAGGAAAAGGTTATAATCCAGCAGAGGATACTAGGTGCATGGCGGTTTATCTGTTCGACTTTGACGGGACCCTCGTGGACAGCACGGGCGCGGTTGAGAAGGCCCTCCGCATAGCCATCGAAAAGACCGTCCCCGCAGTCATTGAGAGCGACCTGTACGAGGACTACTATAAGGCCCTTGCCCTGTTCATCAAGGGTCGGCTTACATACCAGTACCTCGGGGTTATACACGAGCTGGTGGCACAGGGGACTATACACGAGTACTACAAGCTCATGCCCCGATACATCAAGGACTTTCCCCACTCCCGGAACGTCGTCCGAACGCTGAGAAAACGTGGACGTTATGTCATCAGCTTCTCCGGCGAGCACACCTACCCCGGCGGAAAGGTCATCTTCATGAAAAGGACAAACTGGTACGACGAGTTCGATGAGGTGATAACCTTCAGGGGTACCAAGGACATGCTCAAGAAGTTCGAGAACCTGCGCGAACTCTATCCCGACGAGCCCTTCGTCTGGGTGGACGACAGCCCGAGCAGGTTCACGTACATTCTCGATGAGAACACACTCCTCGTTCAGAAGGCATCGCCGTACAAGAGCGACGTCGCTCTCCTCTTCGAGAGGCAGAACTTCCTCAAGATCAAATCTCTCCGGGAGATTCTGGAGATAGACGATGGCCTCTCGGCGTTCGCCAGAGGGGATAAAACTTAAAAATTTCACCCCGCGAACCCCATTCGGTGGAGGTGAGGGCGATGGCCAGGGGGAAGGCTCTCGTCCTTGCCTACGCCGGAACCAAAGAGCACCAGGACAACCACCACATGATTCTGAAGCCCCTCAGCATCGACGACAGGAACGCGGCCTCAAGGCTCATAGGCAGGAAGGTCGTCTGGAGGACTCCAACCGGCAGGAGAATGTACGGCAAAATCCTCAGGACGCACGGCAACAGGGGCGAGGTTAAGGCCTACTTCAAGCCAGGACTGCCGGGACAGGCAGTCGGGGACTACGTCGAAATTCTCTGAGCGCAACCCTTTAAACCTCCCAACCTTTTCATTTCTCCGGTGAGAGAATGGAGTTCGTTGAGGTGCGCGAGGGTCTTGCAAAAATCCTTGTCCCGAAGGCGGAGAGGATATACGACGCCCCGGTCTTCTACAACCCGGTCATGGCGCTGAACAGGGACATAAGCGCCCTGGCCGTGGGGGTACTCACACCACGGACCGTTCTCGACGCCCTCTCCGCGACAGGAATAAGGGGCATTCGTTACGCCCTTGAGACCCCGACGGGTGAGGTCTGGCTGAACGACATAAGCGAAGATGCATTCCGCCTGATTCTGGAAAACGTCAGGAGAAACCTCGGCGTTGAGGGCGAGAAGATAAGCGAGAGGAGGTTCTCCTTCGGAGAAGAGAAGAGGGTTGTGGCCAACCTCGACGATGCCAACAGGCTGATGGCCGAGAAGTTCCGCTACTTCGACTTTCTGGACTTGGATCCCTTCGGTTCGCCGGTCGAGTTCCTCGACACGGCCTTGAGGAGCGTGAAAAGGCGGGGGGTTCTGGCGGTGACGGCTACCGACACCGGCGTCCTCTGCGGAGCCTACCGGCACGCCTGCCGCAGGAAGTACCTGGCGGAGCCGATAAGGGGCGAGCTCTGCCACGAGGCAGGTTTGAGGATACTCATCGGAACCGTTGTCAGGTACGCCGCCAAATACGACCTCGGCGTCGAGGTTCTTCTCGCCTACTACCGCGACCACTACTTCAGGGCCTTTCTGAGGCTCAGGAGCGGTGCGAGGAAGGCCGATAGAAGCGTTTCCATGCTCGGCTACCTCGGGCAGGAAGCCAGCGGGCGCTTCGAGTACGAGACGGGTTTCCTCCCGGAGAGGGTACCCTCACACGGCCCCCTCTGGCTCGGCCCCCTCAAGGAGCAGGGATTCGTTGAGGACATGCTAGATCTGGCGGAGGAAAAAGCCCTTGCCCACAAAAAAACGCTCTCCTTCCTCGAAACCCTCGCCGGAGAACTCGACGTTCCCTTCCACTACGACACTCATGCCCTCGCGAGGAGGAACGGCCTTCAGGTCGGGAAGCTCGCCGATGTAATCGAGGCCCTCCGTGAAATCGGCTACCGTGCGACGAGGACGCACTTCTCCCCCACTGCAATAAAGACCGATGCGCCTTTTGAGGAGGTGCTGAAGGCTCTAAAGGCACTGCAGTGACCGACACCCATTTAACAACCTCACCGTTTTTCTCCCAGGGGGTGAGGGGATGGACGAGATGCTGAAACTCGCGAGCGGTTTTTACAGGGACGAGTACGCTGACTCGGTTCTCTACGCCCAGCTGGCGAAGATAGAGAGGGACGAGGAGATAAGGAAGGAATTCCTGAGGCTCTCGAACATAGAATCAAAGCACGCCAAGTTCTGGCACGACTTTATAAAGCGGCACGGCGGCGAGGTTCCTAAGCCCTCCGTGAAGAGGCTGACGGTCTTCTCTGTCAAGCTCCTGAGGAAGCTCCTCGGCCCGGGTTCGGTCGCCTCGCTCCTTGAGATGGGCGAGAACAGCGCAATCCAAAAGTACTTCAAGTACCTCACGACCTACGCTGGGAGGTTCAGCGAGGATGAACTGGGGGAGATAAAGGACGTTATACTGGACGAGCTTGAGCACGAGAAGTTTTTCTACGAGAGCAAGGAGCGCTTCCACGTTGAGAACACGAGGGACCTCGTTCTGGGCATGAACGACGGGCTGGTTGAAATCCTCGGTGCCGTCACGGGTCTTTCCGCTGTGTATCCGAACAATCCGCAGCTCGTCGGAATAAGCGGCCTCATAGTCGGTGTAGCGGGTGCGCTCTCGATGGCCACAGGAACCTTCGTTTCGGTCCGTTCCCAGAGGCAGATCAAGGAATCCATCCGCGACAGGATGGAGGTTCTCTTCAGAGTTTCGCCGGAAAGGGCGGCCGAAGAGCTTGTGGAGAAGCTCGTCGAGGGAGGAATGCCCGAGGAGGTTGCGAGGGAGGTCGCAAAGGAACTCGCAGACAACAGCGATGCGATAATGCAGCTCCTCCTCCCGGAGGCGGAGGAGAACGAGATAAGGGCGGCGCTCTACACGGGCTTCGCTTACCTCCTTGGAGTCGCCTTTCCGGTTACGCCGTACTTCCTCGCCTCCAGCTCTCTGACGGCGCTTCCGTTTTCAATACTCCTGGCAGGCTCTGCGCTGGCGATAGTGGCGACGCTGATTTCCCTGCTCTCGGGCATCTCGATAAAGAAGAAGGTCGCGGAGATGGTGGCGACCGGCCTGGGTGCGGCGTTCCTGAGCTACCTCTTCGGCCGGCTTATGGAGGCCCTCTTCAACGTCTCGGCGCTTTAAAGATAGAGCACCTCGACGCCGAGCTTTTTCGCCGTTTTTCCCTGTTTCTCATCGCTGGTGGCGAGCCTGCCGTACTTGAGGGCCTGGGCTATGTAGAGGGCATCGTAAACCGTGATCCCGTGTTCCAGAGCTATTGTCTCGGCCTCAGAGAGGTACTGGAGCGGGTTCTCGTAGATGATTATCCTCCCGGTTGCGTGAAGGTAGTCGAGTATCTTTCTGGCAGTCTCCAGGGAGATGTCCTGATAGAGCCTGTACCGCTTCCACACGGCGTTGGCCCCTTCGATCTGCGCCATTTCCAGCGAGACCAGATCCGTGTTCCCCCTGAGGAACTCGGAAACCTCCCCCCACCCCTCCTCTTTAAGGAGGTACTTTATCAGGGCGGACGTGTCAATTACTATCACGGGAATCCCTCACGAGCTTTGTGGCCCTTCCGCTCTCAAGCTCGGGAACGTTCTCGAGGAAGGCATCGATCTCGTCGAGCAGCTTGCTTTTCTCTTCGTCCCTAATCTTCCTTTCTATGAACTCCCTTATCTCCTCGCTCCAGTTGATGTCGTACTTCTTCATCTTCTCCTTCAGCTCGTCCGGGACGCGGACGCTTATCACCGCCATACGACCACCGTTTACAGAAACGTATTACGAGGATATAAACATTGCCATCACACTTTCACGTGCTTCCACTTTCCTCTCCTGAACGCCCACCAGAAGAGGGCGGCGGTGGTGAAGGTTTCGAGGCTCATCGCTATCCACGCCGCTATGACGCCCAGACCACCAAAGGTGAAGCCGGGGAAGGTTATGCCCAGTATCTCGAAGGGAGGTATTGTAAAGCCAAAGCCGAGCAGGTAAGCCGGGACTATGCGGAAGAGAAGCTTGCTGACGGCGGTGATGTACATCGGCGTCTTGGTGTCCCCTGCTCCCCTGAGTGCACCGCCGAGGACGAAGAGCCAGCCGAGGGGAATCTCACTTATTCCGACTATTATGAGGTATATGCTCGCCAGGCGGAGAACTTCATAGTAGTTGGGATCGTCCGGGTTAATGAAGGGCATGACGAGGTAGCGCGGGAAGACTATCAGGATGACCGCCATGACCGCCATGAAGGCCCCGACCATCTTGAGGGCCTCATAAACGGTGCGCTCGGCCTTCTCCGGGTTCCCCTCTCCAAGACCCTGGCCGACGAGGGCGGAGGTGGCGACGTTGAAGCCAAAGGCCGGCATGTAGGCTATGCTCTCCACGCGGAGGCCAACCTGGTGGGAAGCAAGGGCCACGGTTCCAAAGCGCGTGACTATGCTCATGTATATGAAGTTGTAAAAGCTGAATATCCCGCGCTCAACCATGGTGGGGATTCCTATGCGGAGTATCCTTCTCGCCATGTCCGGGTGGAAACTCCAGCTCGGCCGGAACCTCAGCACGAGCCTCCCGCTCCAGAGGAGGTAGAGTCCGATGAGGAACGAGGTGGTGATTCCTATGCCCGATGCCCAGGCGGCGCCGACGGGGCCAAGCTCGGGAAAACCGAGCTTTCCGAATATGAGAAGGTAATCGAGAACCGCGTTTACCACGTTCATAAGGATGCCGAG of Thermococcus sp. JdF3 contains these proteins:
- a CDS encoding HAD family hydrolase — protein: MAVYLFDFDGTLVDSTGAVEKALRIAIEKTVPAVIESDLYEDYYKALALFIKGRLTYQYLGVIHELVAQGTIHEYYKLMPRYIKDFPHSRNVVRTLRKRGRYVISFSGEHTYPGGKVIFMKRTNWYDEFDEVITFRGTKDMLKKFENLRELYPDEPFVWVDDSPSRFTYILDENTLLVQKASPYKSDVALLFERQNFLKIKSLREILEIDDGLSAFARGDKT
- a CDS encoding 50S ribosomal protein L35ae, with amino-acid sequence MARGKALVLAYAGTKEHQDNHHMILKPLSIDDRNAASRLIGRKVVWRTPTGRRMYGKILRTHGNRGEVKAYFKPGLPGQAVGDYVEIL
- a CDS encoding tRNA (guanine(10)-N(2))-dimethyltransferase, whose product is MEFVEVREGLAKILVPKAERIYDAPVFYNPVMALNRDISALAVGVLTPRTVLDALSATGIRGIRYALETPTGEVWLNDISEDAFRLILENVRRNLGVEGEKISERRFSFGEEKRVVANLDDANRLMAEKFRYFDFLDLDPFGSPVEFLDTALRSVKRRGVLAVTATDTGVLCGAYRHACRRKYLAEPIRGELCHEAGLRILIGTVVRYAAKYDLGVEVLLAYYRDHYFRAFLRLRSGARKADRSVSMLGYLGQEASGRFEYETGFLPERVPSHGPLWLGPLKEQGFVEDMLDLAEEKALAHKKTLSFLETLAGELDVPFHYDTHALARRNGLQVGKLADVIEALREIGYRATRTHFSPTAIKTDAPFEEVLKALKALQ
- a CDS encoding VIT1/CCC1 transporter family protein, which encodes MDEMLKLASGFYRDEYADSVLYAQLAKIERDEEIRKEFLRLSNIESKHAKFWHDFIKRHGGEVPKPSVKRLTVFSVKLLRKLLGPGSVASLLEMGENSAIQKYFKYLTTYAGRFSEDELGEIKDVILDELEHEKFFYESKERFHVENTRDLVLGMNDGLVEILGAVTGLSAVYPNNPQLVGISGLIVGVAGALSMATGTFVSVRSQRQIKESIRDRMEVLFRVSPERAAEELVEKLVEGGMPEEVAREVAKELADNSDAIMQLLLPEAEENEIRAALYTGFAYLLGVAFPVTPYFLASSSLTALPFSILLAGSALAIVATLISLLSGISIKKKVAEMVATGLGAAFLSYLFGRLMEALFNVSAL
- a CDS encoding type II toxin-antitoxin system VapC family toxin, yielding MIVIDTSALIKYLLKEEGWGEVSEFLRGNTDLVSLEMAQIEGANAVWKRYRLYQDISLETARKILDYLHATGRIIIYENPLQYLSEAETIALEHGITVYDALYIAQALKYGRLATSDEKQGKTAKKLGVEVLYL
- a CDS encoding MATE family efflux transporter, whose product is MLHFNENQRRLWKLAWPAIMGNISQTLLNLVDMMMVGQLGALALAAVGLGGQVSWFMMPIMAAVATGTLALVARFVGAKDEESAVLALEQSLYLAFLLGIPVMLFGWVLGDDILRIMGAKPDVVTLGYEYIKVLFAFYPIRFAGFTAFSALRGAGDTKTPMKLGILMNVVNAVLDYLLIFGKLGFPELGPVGAAWASGIGITTSFLIGLYLLWSGRLVLRFRPSWSFHPDMARRILRIGIPTMVERGIFSFYNFIYMSIVTRFGTVALASHQVGLRVESIAYMPAFGFNVATSALVGQGLGEGNPEKAERTVYEALKMVGAFMAVMAVILIVFPRYLVMPFINPDDPNYYEVLRLASIYLIIVGISEIPLGWLFVLGGALRGAGDTKTPMYITAVSKLLFRIVPAYLLGFGFTIPPFEILGITFPGFTFGGLGVIAAWIAMSLETFTTAALFWWAFRRGKWKHVKV